A stretch of Candidatus Lokiarchaeota archaeon DNA encodes these proteins:
- a CDS encoding RNA-splicing ligase RtcB: MRVPVRIYASSKLIQQIRRDKTLNQATNVACLPGIYKQSTVLPDGHQGYGFPIGGVAAVDYEEGVVSPGGVGYDINCGVRVLRTNMDEKDVRPKINALINRLYSDVPTGVGRKGKIRLDTDREIDNVLEGGSKWAVENGFGWESDLEHTEANGNLEMADASKVSDHAKGRGKPQVGTLGSGNHFLEIQKVDQIYNEKAAKAMGITREGQVTVMIHSGSRGFGHQVCSDYIKNMTRAMKKYNIDVPDRQLCSAPVTSPEGQAYLGAMAAAANYAWANRQAMMHWTREAFSKVLGEAPEDMDMQLIYDVAHNMAKIEEHEIDGKNRKVVVHRKGATRAFPPHHSETPTAYKEIGQPVLIPGTMGTASYVLVGDHRGMELSFGSTAHGAGRIMSRTQAKRDFYGRDVQRRLGGEGVVVKAQKGAVIAEEAPGAYKDVDEVVRVSDELGIATKVLRLTPMGVIKG; this comes from the coding sequence ATGCGGGTTCCAGTACGAATCTACGCATCGAGCAAGCTAATCCAACAGATTCGTAGAGATAAAACACTTAACCAAGCCACAAATGTTGCCTGTCTCCCTGGAATCTACAAGCAGAGTACGGTGTTACCTGACGGACATCAAGGGTATGGATTTCCCATTGGCGGAGTGGCAGCAGTTGACTATGAGGAAGGTGTTGTATCCCCAGGAGGCGTTGGATATGACATCAACTGTGGTGTCCGCGTTCTGAGAACAAATATGGACGAAAAAGACGTTCGTCCGAAAATCAATGCACTCATCAATCGGCTCTATTCTGATGTTCCCACTGGTGTTGGCCGAAAAGGAAAGATCCGCTTAGATACAGATAGGGAAATCGACAATGTTCTTGAAGGTGGTTCGAAGTGGGCGGTAGAAAATGGCTTTGGTTGGGAAAGTGACCTTGAACATACAGAAGCTAATGGCAATCTCGAAATGGCTGATGCCAGCAAAGTTTCAGATCACGCGAAAGGCAGAGGCAAGCCCCAGGTTGGAACACTCGGTTCAGGCAACCACTTTCTCGAAATACAAAAAGTCGACCAAATCTACAATGAAAAAGCAGCTAAAGCTATGGGTATAACCCGAGAAGGGCAAGTAACCGTCATGATCCACAGTGGTTCAAGAGGATTCGGCCACCAAGTCTGTAGTGACTACATAAAGAACATGACCAGGGCCATGAAGAAATACAACATCGATGTTCCAGATAGACAACTTTGCAGCGCACCAGTAACCTCACCAGAAGGACAGGCCTATCTGGGCGCGATGGCTGCAGCGGCCAACTATGCTTGGGCGAATAGACAAGCAATGATGCATTGGACTCGAGAAGCTTTCTCCAAAGTCCTAGGTGAAGCCCCTGAAGATATGGATATGCAGCTCATATATGACGTTGCACACAACATGGCAAAAATCGAAGAGCATGAAATCGACGGTAAGAATCGCAAGGTAGTCGTACACAGAAAAGGTGCAACTCGGGCATTTCCACCGCATCATTCAGAGACACCGACCGCATACAAGGAAATCGGTCAACCAGTGCTCATTCCAGGAACCATGGGTACTGCATCCTATGTCCTCGTAGGAGATCATCGAGGTATGGAACTCAGCTTCGGTTCAACAGCCCACGGCGCAGGACGGATTATGAGCAGAACCCAGGCGAAACGCGACTTCTATGGCAGAGATGTGCAGCGTAGACTCGGCGGAGAAGGTGTCGTTGTTAAAGCTCAGAAAGGGGCGGTAA